One window of the Lemur catta isolate mLemCat1 chromosome 6, mLemCat1.pri, whole genome shotgun sequence genome contains the following:
- the LOC123639863 gene encoding LOW QUALITY PROTEIN: L-lactate dehydrogenase B chain-like (The sequence of the model RefSeq protein was modified relative to this genomic sequence to represent the inferred CDS: substituted 1 base at 1 genomic stop codon), whose protein sequence is MATLKEKLIAPVAEEEAGVPNNKITVVGVGQVGMACAISILGKSLADELALVDILEDKLKGKMMDLQHGSLFLQTPKTMAGKDYSVTTNSKIVVVTAGVCQQEGKSHLNLVQRNVNVFNFIIPXIVKYSPDCIIIVVSNPVDILTYVTWKLSRLPKHHVIESGCNLDSARFRYLVAEKLGIHPSSCHGWILGEHGDSRVAVWSGVNVAGVSLQELNPEMGTDNHRENWKEVHKTVVESAYEVIKLKGCTNWAIGLSVADLIESMLKNLSRIHLVSTMVKGMYDIENEVFLSLPCILNAQGLTSVINQKLKDDEVAQLKKSADTLWDIQKDLKDL, encoded by the coding sequence ATGGCAACTCTTAAGGAAAAACTCATTGCACCAGTTGCAGAAGAAGAGGCAGGAGTCCCAAACAATAAGATCACTGTAGTGGGTGTTGGACAAGTTGGTATGGCGTGTGCTATCAGCATTCTGGGAAAGTCTCTGGCTGATGAACTTGCTCTTGTGGATATTTTGGAAGACAAGcttaaaggaaaaatgatggATCTGCAGCATGGGAGCTTATTTCTTCAGACACCTAAAACTATGGCAGGTAAAGATTACTCTGTGACCACCAATTCTAAGATTGTGGTGGTAACTGCAGGCGTCTGTCAGCAAGAAGGGAAGAGTCATCTCAATCTGGTGCAGAGAAATGTTAATGTCTTCAACTTCATTATTCCCTAGATCGTCAAGTACAGTCCTGACTGCATCATAATTGTGGTTTCCAACCCAGTGGACATTCTTACATATGTTACCTGGAAACTAAGCAGATTACCCAAGCACCATGTGATTGAAAGTGGGTGTAATCTGGATTCTGCTAGATTTCGCTATCTCGTGGCTGAAAAACTTGGCATTCATCCCAGCAGCTGCCATGGATGGATTTTGGGAGAACATGGCGACTCAAGGGTGGCTGTGTGGAGTGGAGTGAATGTGGCAGGTGTTTCTCTCCAGGAATTGAATCCAGAAATGGGAACAGACAATCATAGGGAAAATTGGAAAGAAGTCCATAAGACGGTGGTTGAAAGTGCTTATGAGGTTATAAAGCTAAAAGGATGTACCAATTGGGCCATTGGATTAAGTGTAGCTGATCTTATTGAATCCATGCTAAAAAATCTATCCAGGATTCATCTGGTATCAACAATGGTGAAGGGGATGTATGACATTGAGAATGAAGTCTTCCTGAGCCTCCCATGTATCCTCAATGCTCAGGGATTAACCAGTGTTATCAACCAGAAGCTAAAGGATGATGAGGTTGCTCAGCTCAAGAAAAGTGCAGATACCCTGTGGGACATCCAGAAGGACCTGAAAGACCTGTGA